A single genomic interval of Deltaproteobacteria bacterium harbors:
- a CDS encoding amidohydrolase, whose amino-acid sequence MEAQCMATVLKNFIIVTVDPNNRIIRDGTLVFDHGKITAIGSAGSVHGPYDATVIDGRGVMAVMPGFVDAHSHSSLLRGYSENLNLMDWLPVYQREHQVLTAEDAYWASLLCYLEALKGGTTTVLDMYRYMDRSADAATALGLRVHLAPYVADSGNKDFFETLDSNEQLLAKYHGHAHGRIKAMVGLEHLFYCTRQAYERAAAMAAHYDVLLHTHSSELKSEVDAVLGHFGKLPIHQLDAYGAIGPRTLLAHGVWLDESEMNCLRDRGIAGVVLCPTSNAKLAGGIPPYERYAAKGIPTGLGTDGPISNNSLSMWELMKFGSLQQKVATFDAAALPAHDSLRLATMGGARVLREDQRIGSLEVGKEADLVTVNLWQPHLMPLLRDDEHDPLPWNLVYAGRASDVVDVWVNGEQLISQGRSTRVDEDLVLRRVQLQTASLLERRKATRHVSMV is encoded by the coding sequence CATTGGTTCGGCGGGCTCGGTCCATGGTCCATACGACGCCACTGTGATTGACGGCCGCGGCGTGATGGCCGTGATGCCTGGCTTTGTCGATGCTCATAGCCATTCGAGTCTACTTCGTGGCTACTCCGAGAATCTAAACCTCATGGACTGGTTGCCCGTCTATCAGCGAGAGCATCAGGTGTTAACTGCCGAGGACGCCTACTGGGCCTCCCTACTCTGTTACCTTGAGGCACTCAAGGGTGGCACAACGACTGTGCTAGATATGTATCGCTACATGGACCGCTCTGCCGATGCCGCTACGGCGCTCGGACTACGTGTCCATCTGGCGCCTTATGTTGCCGATAGCGGTAATAAGGACTTTTTTGAAACACTCGATAGCAACGAGCAATTACTCGCCAAATATCACGGTCATGCGCACGGCCGCATCAAGGCTATGGTTGGACTTGAGCACCTCTTTTACTGCACACGCCAAGCCTACGAGCGCGCCGCAGCGATGGCTGCGCATTATGACGTTCTCCTCCATACGCACTCGAGCGAGCTTAAATCTGAGGTCGATGCTGTCCTAGGTCACTTTGGTAAGTTGCCGATCCATCAACTCGATGCCTACGGCGCTATCGGCCCGCGTACGCTGCTTGCGCACGGTGTTTGGCTAGACGAGAGTGAGATGAACTGCCTCCGCGACCGCGGCATTGCCGGTGTCGTGCTCTGTCCGACGAGCAATGCAAAACTCGCGGGAGGCATTCCGCCATACGAACGCTACGCGGCAAAGGGGATACCCACGGGGCTAGGCACCGACGGCCCGATCTCCAATAACTCGCTCAGCATGTGGGAGCTCATGAAGTTTGGCTCCCTCCAACAAAAAGTCGCTACGTTCGACGCGGCGGCCCTACCAGCCCACGACTCGCTGCGTCTCGCCACCATGGGCGGAGCCCGGGTCCTGCGTGAGGACCAGCGCATCGGATCGCTGGAGGTCGGTAAAGAGGCTGACCTCGTTACCGTCAACCTCTGGCAACCGCACTTGATGCCACTCTTACGTGACGATGAGCATGACCCGCTACCGTGGAATCTGGTCTACGCCGGTCGTGCCAGCGATGTGGTGGATGTTTGGGTAAACGGCGAACAGTTGATCAGCCAAGGACGGAGTACCCGCGTGGATGAAGACCTAGTCCTGCGGCGCGTCCAACTCCAGACGGCAAGCTTGCTTGAGCGTCGCAAAGCGACGCGGCATGTCAGTATGGTCTGA
- a CDS encoding FAD-binding monooxygenase: protein MKKLPLLISGAGIAGPTAAYWLYRYGFKTTIVERASELRLGGQNVDVRGAGRIVTRRMGIEDTIRAATTGERGLRFIDQDGSSVAEFPVSKSESRGFTAELEILRGDLARILYDQTSNSSEYLFGERIVAINDGPDAVTVKFQSGLERAFSLVIIADGVHSPTRELVFPGATEVRELGLTMAYLTIPRLPSDTNWALWQNAPGGRAILLRPDNAGTMRASLSFLAPASGHERASTAEQRRLLRDKFRDAGCLAPRILDAMEHTPELYMDAIGQIKAPHWSRGRVVLLGDAGYCPSPISGMGTSLAFVGAYVLAGELARSNEYRQAFANYERILRPYVAKAQQLPPGSPRLAHPKTKLGIQLFHHMLRFASHPTVTAIGRRLSKPKAEQVSLPEY from the coding sequence TTGAAGAAACTACCCTTACTCATCTCTGGCGCCGGCATAGCCGGACCCACGGCAGCCTACTGGCTTTACCGCTACGGCTTTAAAACCACCATCGTCGAGCGGGCAAGTGAGCTACGCCTTGGCGGACAAAATGTCGACGTCCGCGGTGCCGGCCGCATCGTCACGCGGCGGATGGGTATTGAGGACACCATCAGGGCGGCCACCACGGGCGAGCGCGGCCTCCGCTTTATCGATCAGGATGGATCGAGCGTTGCGGAATTCCCAGTATCCAAGTCGGAGTCTAGAGGTTTCACAGCGGAACTAGAAATCCTGCGCGGTGATCTCGCCCGCATACTCTACGACCAAACGTCTAACTCTAGCGAATATCTGTTCGGTGAGCGCATCGTGGCTATTAATGACGGACCTGATGCCGTCACGGTGAAATTTCAGTCCGGACTCGAACGCGCCTTCAGTCTCGTCATCATCGCTGATGGAGTACACTCGCCGACGCGTGAGCTGGTTTTTCCTGGCGCTACAGAAGTCCGTGAACTAGGCCTTACCATGGCCTACCTAACGATTCCTCGTTTACCATCGGATACGAATTGGGCCCTCTGGCAGAATGCCCCTGGCGGTCGCGCCATTTTGTTGCGTCCCGACAATGCTGGCACGATGCGTGCGTCGCTATCATTTCTCGCGCCAGCTTCAGGCCACGAGCGCGCGAGTACAGCGGAGCAACGACGCTTACTCAGGGATAAGTTCCGCGACGCAGGTTGCTTGGCACCGCGCATACTTGACGCCATGGAACACACTCCTGAACTCTACATGGACGCTATCGGCCAGATTAAAGCTCCCCACTGGAGCAGAGGCCGCGTGGTTTTGCTGGGTGACGCCGGCTATTGCCCTTCACCTATCAGTGGTATGGGTACAAGCCTCGCCTTTGTCGGCGCCTATGTGCTCGCAGGTGAACTGGCTCGCTCCAACGAATACCGCCAGGCCTTCGCCAACTACGAGCGCATCCTCCGCCCCTACGTCGCGAAAGCCCAGCAATTGCCGCCAGGCAGTCCCCGTCTGGCACACCCCAAGACTAAGCTGGGCATTCAACTCTTTCATCACATGTTACGATTCGCATCGCACCCAACCGTGACTGCCATCGGTCGCCGCCTATCAAAACCGAAGGCCGAGCAGGTGTCGCTACCAGAATACTAA
- a CDS encoding IS200/IS605 family element transposase accessory protein TnpB, whose protein sequence is MIIAHKIALKLNVQQRIYCARSAGTARFAWNWALNEWKQSYEAGEKVSEAGLRKRLNAIKREQFPWMLEVTKVAPQQAIKNLGTAFTRFFTAKSKYPQPKRKGQHDSFRADNGPGTFKVTGRRLKLPVVGTLKLREELRFTGKPMSVTISREADRWFASIAVEVEHTPPTSENQAVCGVDLGISRLATISDGTIYQATHALRREIRKLRRGSRHLSRKQKGSKNRAKAKHRLAKLHARIVHVRRDILHKLTTDLTSRFTTVVIEDLNVKGMMANRKLARAVADVGMYEFRRQLSYKAEMRGVRVVVADRFFPSSQLCSTAGCEGRAAGLGLAVRSWTCSHCYTTHDRDLNAAKNLERYSTVSSTGINACGAGSSVAPGQPGRRSPALKQESYIVINDYI, encoded by the coding sequence TTGATCATTGCTCATAAGATTGCTCTGAAGCTCAACGTCCAGCAACGCATCTACTGCGCTCGCAGTGCTGGAACTGCTAGGTTTGCATGGAACTGGGCATTGAATGAGTGGAAGCAAAGCTATGAGGCCGGTGAAAAAGTGAGCGAAGCCGGCCTCCGCAAAAGGCTTAATGCGATTAAGCGGGAGCAATTCCCGTGGATGCTAGAAGTCACCAAGGTCGCGCCGCAGCAAGCCATTAAAAATCTAGGGACTGCATTTACCAGGTTTTTTACGGCTAAATCAAAATATCCGCAGCCAAAGCGCAAAGGCCAGCACGATAGCTTTCGCGCGGATAATGGCCCGGGTACCTTCAAGGTAACTGGACGACGTCTTAAGTTGCCAGTGGTAGGCACGCTAAAGTTGCGGGAGGAGTTGAGATTTACAGGTAAGCCTATGTCCGTCACAATTTCACGCGAGGCTGATAGATGGTTTGCATCTATCGCGGTAGAAGTCGAGCACACGCCACCGACCAGCGAAAATCAAGCTGTCTGCGGCGTTGATCTTGGTATTAGCCGGCTTGCGACAATCAGTGACGGTACCATCTATCAAGCAACCCATGCGTTGAGACGGGAGATTCGGAAACTTAGGCGAGGCTCACGACATCTCAGCCGCAAGCAAAAGGGGTCGAAAAATAGAGCTAAGGCAAAGCATAGGCTGGCAAAGCTGCATGCAAGAATTGTCCACGTCAGACGGGACATTCTGCATAAATTGACTACTGATCTGACGAGTCGATTTACGACCGTGGTCATCGAAGACCTTAACGTTAAGGGGATGATGGCAAACCGCAAACTAGCTCGCGCCGTTGCTGATGTCGGAATGTATGAGTTTCGCCGGCAGCTCAGTTACAAGGCCGAGATGCGGGGCGTTAGGGTTGTGGTCGCGGACCGTTTCTTTCCATCATCACAGCTGTGTTCGACTGCCGGATGTGAGGGGCGTGCTGCGGGTCTAGGGCTGGCAGTGCGCAGTTGGACCTGCAGCCATTGCTACACCACCCATGACCGTGACTTAAATGCAGCCAAGAATTTAGAGCGCTATAGTACGGTGAGTTCCACCGGAATTAACGCCTGCGGAGCTGGGAGTTCCGTCGCACCTGGGCAACCAGGCAGACGTAGCCCGGCGCTGAAGCAGGAATCTTATATAGTAATAAATGACTATATTTAG
- a CDS encoding IS607 family transposase, with the protein MKLSVWAKSQGISYQTAWRMWQQGMLPVPATQLPTGTIIVEQNNAASSGAVAIYARVSSHDQKADLERQVGRLTSYAVGRQLPVSAVVTEVASGLNGRRPRLLKLLADPTIKFIIVEHRERLVRFGFEYIEMSLASAGRKLIVVDEQEIDDDLVQDMIDILTSFCARLYGRRGAKHRAHKAVTAAADADP; encoded by the coding sequence ATGAAACTGTCAGTCTGGGCCAAATCGCAAGGAATCTCTTATCAAACCGCATGGCGCATGTGGCAGCAAGGTATGCTCCCCGTTCCTGCTACTCAGCTCCCAACTGGTACGATTATCGTTGAGCAAAATAACGCAGCAAGCTCAGGGGCCGTCGCCATCTATGCACGAGTAAGTTCTCATGACCAGAAGGCTGATCTTGAGCGTCAAGTCGGTCGCTTGACTAGTTATGCCGTCGGCAGACAATTGCCGGTTAGCGCTGTCGTCACGGAAGTAGCCTCGGGTTTAAATGGTAGGCGGCCCCGACTGCTCAAATTACTAGCTGATCCAACTATCAAGTTTATTATCGTCGAGCATCGCGAGCGACTTGTCCGCTTTGGCTTCGAGTATATTGAGATGTCACTGGCATCTGCGGGACGAAAGCTTATAGTGGTGGACGAACAAGAAATCGACGACGACTTAGTTCAAGACATGATCGATATTCTAACGAGTTTTTGTGCGCGATTATACGGGCGTCGCGGTGCTAAACATCGCGCTCATAAAGCGGTCACGGCCGCAGCGGATGCAGATCCTTGA
- a CDS encoding tail fiber protein, translated as MPATNAVSPAGMIAPFPTSTCPTGWLEADGAAISRTTYAALFTALGTSYGAGNGSTTFNLPDYRGYFMRGWSHGSGNDPDAASRTNRGDGTTADNVGSKQNDAFQDHTHATYATDDGGRYDATTAQGGQTYLQNGYNTLGAATGRAATETRPKNIYVTYCVSTQLLPTTTVASTGSGSASYVPQWTSSTALGNSPIVINNGNVGIGSSTPAKALDVGSGSVRAGGFERADGTPLYSGDIYTRLGNATAPAGTELLYSGFAYTAYYNHSGSGDMTCFKTNGTAGTVAYSYGDLLYAADVHHLHNDCVPAHTMVKCAVYYSPRPRAVIWGDNTCPANWTLSYHGYAIGSYYTHPAPMERVCLDVQNIDTSVNVVGAKAHMYATNLYQGYAELGNPPTNRNLRCAVCQKN; from the coding sequence ATGCCTGCGACGAATGCCGTTAGTCCGGCCGGGATGATCGCTCCTTTCCCTACCTCAACATGTCCTACCGGATGGCTTGAGGCCGACGGTGCAGCGATTTCGCGCACCACCTATGCCGCCCTCTTTACCGCACTAGGCACGAGTTATGGTGCGGGCAATGGTTCAACAACTTTCAATTTACCTGATTACCGCGGCTACTTTATGCGTGGTTGGAGTCACGGATCGGGCAACGATCCTGATGCTGCTTCAAGAACCAACCGCGGCGACGGAACCACCGCTGACAACGTGGGATCGAAGCAAAACGACGCATTCCAAGACCACACGCACGCTACCTACGCAACTGATGATGGTGGCCGCTACGATGCTACAACAGCACAGGGCGGCCAGACCTATCTACAAAATGGCTATAACACACTGGGAGCGGCAACCGGGCGGGCTGCTACCGAAACGCGGCCCAAAAACATCTACGTCACCTACTGTGTGAGTACTCAGTTACTCCCGACCACTACCGTTGCCAGTACGGGTTCTGGTAGTGCTAGCTACGTACCACAGTGGACCAGTTCTACAGCTCTCGGCAATAGCCCCATCGTCATTAACAACGGTAACGTCGGCATCGGCTCCAGCACTCCGGCTAAAGCCCTAGACGTGGGCAGCGGCAGCGTTCGTGCCGGTGGATTTGAGCGCGCTGACGGTACACCGCTTTATAGCGGTGACATTTATACGCGTTTGGGCAATGCAACAGCGCCGGCGGGGACAGAGTTACTCTACTCAGGTTTTGCCTATACGGCTTACTATAACCATAGTGGCTCAGGTGACATGACCTGCTTTAAGACAAACGGAACGGCTGGAACCGTTGCTTACAGCTACGGTGATCTACTTTACGCAGCGGATGTTCACCATCTGCATAATGACTGCGTACCCGCTCATACGATGGTGAAATGTGCCGTTTACTACTCGCCACGTCCGAGAGCCGTCATTTGGGGCGACAACACCTGCCCCGCCAATTGGACACTGTCGTATCATGGCTATGCGATCGGATCCTACTACACGCACCCGGCACCCATGGAACGCGTTTGCCTTGATGTACAAAATATCGATACCAGCGTTAATGTCGTCGGCGCGAAAGCACACATGTATGCAACCAACCTTTATCAAGGCTACGCTGAACTTGGTAACCCACCTACAAACCGCAATTTGCGGTGCGCCGTGTGTCAAAAAAATTGA
- a CDS encoding helix-turn-helix transcriptional regulator → MEPSTNSSASIMRARVAANIKRCRQRAGFTQSALAGRLGVSQRYVAMLEQDARNLSIETLTRIAESLAVNITELICDAKELELANRAAAQLGIELLQQHLKGQSP, encoded by the coding sequence ATGGAACCAAGTACCAATAGCAGCGCTTCTATCATGCGGGCTCGTGTCGCCGCAAACATCAAACGGTGCAGACAACGTGCTGGTTTCACGCAAAGTGCCTTGGCTGGGCGCTTAGGTGTTTCGCAGCGCTACGTCGCGATGCTTGAGCAGGACGCGCGGAATCTCAGCATAGAGACTTTGACCCGTATCGCCGAATCCCTCGCGGTTAACATCACGGAACTTATTTGCGACGCCAAGGAATTAGAGCTTGCCAATAGAGCCGCTGCACAACTCGGGATCGAGCTGTTGCAGCAGCATTTGAAGGGGCAAAGTCCCTAA
- a CDS encoding alpha/beta fold hydrolase, producing MTTRKFTPHPLIPQGYAQTFFAAVSPPLSSVKPSVTEWVGLSDGDELRLDIHQPAVDDPVKPLILLLHGSGGSGDDALIVRQAQVFSRVGYTTVRFHHRGCGGGSLERVTSLYHAGRLSDIVETLRYFEKRWPGRRCLVVGYSLSGNMILRLLGDAASYPVSTVTAALAICPPIELETSSRALASWRNRPFDSVLTLRFVKQAQMVEARKPGSLRRDLPLVLTHRQLDQVYNCKVAGFADRSDYYDAYSAKRYLAAINQPVTILTAADDPIIPVSMFKSGMPRNVRLRIEERGGHCAFIGSKPTEFGDRRWVSSFVSDWVASIIRK from the coding sequence ATGACGACGCGTAAATTCACCCCTCATCCGCTGATTCCGCAGGGCTACGCCCAGACGTTTTTTGCGGCCGTATCGCCCCCTTTATCCTCGGTCAAGCCATCGGTGACGGAATGGGTTGGTCTTAGCGATGGCGATGAGCTACGCCTCGATATTCACCAACCGGCCGTAGATGATCCAGTTAAGCCCCTCATCTTGTTGCTGCACGGGTCCGGTGGTTCAGGGGATGATGCGCTGATCGTACGTCAAGCGCAAGTATTCAGCCGTGTGGGTTATACGACCGTGCGCTTCCATCATCGAGGCTGCGGTGGCGGCAGTTTGGAGCGCGTTACCAGCCTCTATCACGCAGGCCGGCTGTCCGATATTGTCGAAACCTTGCGCTATTTTGAGAAGCGATGGCCAGGCCGGCGCTGTCTAGTCGTGGGTTACTCGCTGTCGGGCAATATGATCCTTCGGCTTCTGGGCGATGCGGCATCCTATCCAGTGTCTACTGTCACCGCTGCGCTCGCCATCTGTCCTCCGATCGAACTTGAGACGTCGTCACGCGCGCTGGCATCCTGGCGCAATCGGCCATTTGACTCGGTGCTAACCCTCCGCTTTGTCAAGCAGGCGCAGATGGTTGAAGCGAGGAAACCTGGCTCCCTAAGGCGCGACCTCCCGCTCGTCCTTACCCATCGCCAACTCGATCAAGTTTATAATTGCAAAGTCGCGGGGTTCGCCGACAGATCCGACTACTACGATGCGTACTCTGCCAAGAGATACCTTGCCGCAATTAACCAGCCCGTTACGATACTCACTGCTGCCGACGATCCGATCATTCCAGTATCTATGTTTAAGTCTGGCATGCCGCGCAACGTGCGGCTGAGGATTGAAGAGCGTGGCGGCCACTGTGCATTCATCGGTTCCAAACCTACGGAGTTTGGTGACCGCAGATGGGTGAGCTCGTTTGTCTCGGATTGGGTAGCATCAATAATCAGAAAGTAA
- a CDS encoding phosphoenolpyruvate carboxylase, with protein MRFMTNSTNSKFQQDLQFIMQCLREVLVDLKLANLVAFVPWLQPEAPLKEQVSDDQNLVQLLSISFQLLNMVEENTTIQRRRLRQTADHLEEESGLWPSALAGLRNHGFGADAIRAAIRRLQVEPVLTAHPTEAKRTAILQHHRDLYLLLVKRENQMWTPIEREWLKDDFKTVLERLWRTGATYVQRPEVTDELQNVMHYLKNVFPEILSWLDRRFESAWQVAGFDEKLSYMNHDYPTFTLGSWVGGDRDGHPLVSAAITSETLKALRLNALIVLRHKLLDLAKKLTITDQGHEIPAALVQRLSDYEKTLPTQFSEAKKQSPDEPWLVLTAVMIARLPIQVVRDHAVELGDQDTCYQHPSELMDDCRTLHDSLTAIGADRLADHELRQAVRTLQTVGFHLAKLDIRQNSQFHDKAMRDLLQLAGIQDATTYPEWTKDRKTEFIRRELKSPRPFSPANQGHTGEAKAVIDCLTVVRTHLDRYGPEGIGSLIVSMTHAANDLFTMYLLAREAGLLRLESDRLICKVPVVPLFETIDDLERSEGVLNEFLNHPITQASLEDQRRQTGRSRPMQQVMIGYSDSAKDGGILASQWNLYKAQKAMHVVAARHGVDLNFFHGRGGTVGRGSGPIHRFLQAQPKGTMTGAFRVTEQGEIIARKYGNFATAVYNVETMLATVTSETLLTDEKHPDDPVYLRVMEQLSKSSQDTYQSLLQDSRFLQFFRTVTPIDVLERLRIGSRPAKRTGQSTIADLRAIPWVFSWNQSRFYLPSWYGVGTALENLQTTSPSDFQHITNHLGSFSLLNYLLHNVETTVASASPEIMGWYADLLDDQVVRTYFMQKITDEYERTKRMLVKVFGSPIEGRRPHAVRTIAMRETGLRTLHKMQINQIRAWRAAQHGTEDTHGSHATDQLLNQLLITVSALASGLRNTG; from the coding sequence GTGAGATTTATGACAAACAGCACTAACTCCAAGTTCCAACAGGATCTCCAGTTCATTATGCAATGTCTGCGTGAGGTCCTTGTTGATCTCAAGCTCGCCAACCTCGTTGCCTTTGTGCCGTGGCTCCAGCCTGAAGCCCCACTCAAAGAGCAGGTGAGCGACGATCAGAATCTCGTACAACTGCTGTCAATTTCCTTCCAGTTACTCAATATGGTCGAGGAAAATACGACCATCCAACGGCGCCGCTTGCGCCAAACTGCTGATCACTTGGAGGAAGAGAGCGGGCTTTGGCCCTCGGCTCTTGCTGGACTAAGGAATCACGGTTTCGGGGCAGATGCCATTCGGGCTGCTATAAGGCGCCTCCAAGTTGAACCCGTACTCACCGCTCACCCAACTGAGGCCAAAAGAACAGCCATACTCCAGCATCATCGCGACCTCTATCTGCTGCTCGTCAAACGCGAAAACCAAATGTGGACGCCGATCGAGCGAGAGTGGCTCAAGGATGACTTCAAAACCGTACTGGAACGTCTTTGGCGCACGGGGGCGACTTATGTGCAACGCCCGGAGGTCACCGACGAATTACAGAACGTGATGCACTACCTTAAAAATGTATTCCCGGAGATTCTGTCCTGGTTAGATCGGCGCTTTGAATCAGCGTGGCAAGTTGCTGGGTTTGACGAGAAGCTGTCCTACATGAACCACGATTACCCAACTTTTACACTAGGCAGTTGGGTGGGTGGTGACCGCGACGGGCATCCCCTCGTCAGTGCTGCGATCACATCAGAGACGCTCAAGGCCTTGCGGCTCAATGCCCTGATCGTACTACGTCATAAGCTCCTAGATTTAGCTAAAAAGCTCACTATTACGGATCAAGGCCACGAGATCCCAGCCGCTCTAGTGCAGCGCCTGAGTGACTATGAGAAGACCTTACCGACTCAATTTAGCGAGGCGAAAAAGCAGTCCCCCGACGAACCTTGGTTAGTACTGACGGCTGTGATGATCGCGCGGCTGCCCATCCAGGTCGTGCGTGATCATGCTGTCGAGTTGGGTGATCAGGACACGTGTTACCAGCACCCTAGCGAACTCATGGACGATTGCCGCACCTTACACGACTCATTGACGGCTATCGGCGCTGATAGACTGGCTGATCATGAACTGCGGCAAGCAGTGCGCACGCTACAGACTGTTGGTTTTCACTTAGCCAAGCTGGATATTCGCCAAAACAGCCAATTTCACGATAAAGCCATGCGAGACCTACTACAACTTGCCGGTATCCAGGATGCTACAACCTATCCAGAATGGACGAAAGACCGGAAGACGGAGTTCATCCGGCGTGAATTAAAGTCGCCCAGGCCATTCTCGCCCGCTAACCAGGGCCACACGGGCGAGGCCAAAGCCGTTATCGATTGCCTAACCGTGGTCAGGACCCACCTCGATCGGTATGGACCGGAGGGCATAGGCTCGCTGATTGTGTCCATGACTCATGCAGCCAATGATCTCTTCACAATGTACTTGCTCGCGCGTGAAGCAGGTCTGCTCCGCCTGGAAAGCGACCGCCTCATCTGCAAAGTGCCCGTAGTACCGCTATTCGAAACGATTGATGATCTGGAGCGTAGTGAAGGCGTGTTGAACGAATTCCTCAACCATCCGATCACTCAGGCTAGCCTTGAGGATCAGCGTCGGCAGACGGGGCGATCACGGCCGATGCAGCAGGTGATGATCGGTTATAGCGATAGCGCTAAGGACGGCGGCATTCTGGCTAGCCAGTGGAATCTCTACAAGGCCCAAAAAGCGATGCACGTCGTCGCCGCTCGTCACGGAGTCGATCTCAACTTCTTCCACGGCCGGGGTGGTACCGTAGGTCGGGGATCGGGGCCTATTCACAGGTTCCTGCAGGCTCAACCTAAAGGCACTATGACCGGTGCCTTCCGCGTCACCGAGCAAGGGGAAATCATCGCGCGCAAGTACGGCAACTTTGCTACAGCCGTCTACAATGTCGAGACCATGTTAGCGACCGTCACGTCAGAGACTTTACTCACGGATGAAAAGCACCCTGACGATCCTGTCTATCTGCGGGTGATGGAACAGTTGAGCAAGAGTAGCCAAGACACCTATCAGAGTCTGCTACAGGACAGTAGGTTTTTGCAGTTTTTCCGGACGGTGACTCCTATCGATGTGCTTGAACGTCTCAGGATCGGCAGTCGCCCCGCTAAGCGCACGGGACAGTCCACAATAGCCGACTTGCGTGCCATTCCCTGGGTCTTTAGCTGGAACCAATCACGATTCTATTTGCCGAGTTGGTACGGTGTTGGCACTGCTCTTGAGAACCTACAAACCACATCTCCATCCGACTTCCAGCATATTACAAATCACCTCGGATCGTTCAGTCTACTGAATTACCTACTTCATAATGTTGAGACCACCGTGGCTTCGGCCAGCCCGGAAATTATGGGATGGTACGCCGATCTACTTGATGACCAAGTAGTCCGTACTTACTTTATGCAAAAAATCACGGATGAGTACGAACGCACAAAACGCATGCTCGTCAAAGTGTTTGGTAGTCCGATTGAGGGGCGTCGCCCCCATGCCGTGCGCACGATCGCCATGCGCGAGACGGGACTACGCACGCTGCACAAAATGCAAATTAATCAGATACGCGCTTGGCGCGCGGCACAACATGGCACCGAGGATACCCATGGATCCCATGCCACCGATCAGTTACTAAATCAATTGCTGATTACGGTTAGCGCTCTAGCTAGCGGTCTGAGAAATACGGGCTGA